In one window of Macrobrachium nipponense isolate FS-2020 chromosome 2, ASM1510439v2, whole genome shotgun sequence DNA:
- the LOC135221470 gene encoding uncharacterized protein LOC135221470 isoform X1, giving the protein MISKMITATLALVLFGVVAAGPVAEPEPEANPGFHRGFGGGFGGFGGGFGGHGFGYGGYRGKRSPVAEPEAEPGFIHRGFGGGFGGFGGGFGGHGFGYGGYRGKRSPVAEPEAEPGFIHRGFGGGFGGFGGGFGGHGGRYYG; this is encoded by the exons ATGATATCCAAA atgattaCTGCCACTTTAGCCTTGGTCCTTTTCGGGGTAGTAGCAGCGGGTCCTGTTGCTGAACCCGAACCCGAAGCTAATCCTGGATTCCACCGAGGATTtggtggaggatttggaggatttggtGGAGGATTTGGAGGCCACGGATTCGGATACGGAGGCTACCGAGGAAAGAGGAGCCCAGTAGCTGAACCCGAAGCTGAGCCTGGATTTATTCACCGAGGATTtggtggaggatttggaggatttggtGGAGGATTTGGAGGCCACGGATTCGGATACGGAGGCTACCGAGGAAAGAGGAGCCCAGTAGCTGAACCCGAAGCTGAGCCTGGATTCATTCACAGAGGATTcggtggaggatttggaggatttggtGGAGGATTTGGTGGACATGGTGGCCGATATTATGGTTAA
- the LOC135221470 gene encoding uncharacterized protein LOC135221470 isoform X2, translating into MISKMITATLALVLFGVVAAGPVAEPEPEANPGFHRGFGGGFGGFGGGFGGHGFGYGGYRGKRSPVAEPEAEPGFIHRGFGGGFGGFGGGFGGHGFGYGGYRGKRSPVAEPEAEPGFIHRGFGGGFGGFGGGFGGHGGRYYG; encoded by the coding sequence atgattaCTGCCACTTTAGCCTTGGTCCTTTTCGGGGTAGTAGCAGCGGGTCCTGTTGCTGAACCCGAACCCGAAGCTAATCCTGGATTCCACCGAGGATTtggtggaggatttggaggatttggtGGAGGATTTGGAGGCCACGGATTCGGATACGGAGGCTACCGAGGAAAGAGGAGCCCAGTAGCTGAACCCGAAGCTGAGCCTGGATTTATTCACCGAGGATTtggtggaggatttggaggatttggtGGAGGATTTGGAGGCCACGGATTCGGATACGGAGGCTACCGAGGAAAGAGGAGCCCAGTAGCTGAACCCGAAGCTGAGCCTGGATTCATTCACAGAGGATTcggtggaggatttggaggatttggtGGAGGATTTGGTGGACATGGTGGCCGATATTATGGTTAA
- the LOC135221472 gene encoding glycine-rich protein-like: MMSTTITATLAVVLFGVVAAGPVADPDPKADPGFHRGIGGFGGFGGFGGFGGHGFGYGAYRGKRSPVAEPEPEADPGFHRGIGGFGGFGGFGGFGGHGFGYGAYRGKRSPVAEPEPEADPGFHRGIGGFGGFGGFGGFGGFGGYGGRYYG, encoded by the exons ATGATGTccact ACGATTACTGCCACCTTAGCTGTGGTCCTTTTCGGGGTTGTAGCAGCTGGTCCTGTTGCTGATCCTGATCCTAAAGCTGATCCTGGATTCCACCGAGGAATTGGTGGatttggaggatttggaggatttggaggatttggtGGCCACGGATTCGGATATGGAGCCTACCGAGGAAAGAGGAGCCCAGTAGCTGAGCCCGAACCTGAAGCCGATCCTGGATTCCACCGAGGAATTGGTGGatttggaggatttggaggattcGGAGGATTTGGTGGCCACGGATTCGGATATGGAGCCTACCGAGGAAAGAGGAGCCCAGTAGCTGAACCCGAACCTGAAGCCGATCCTGGATTCCACCGAGGAATTGGTGGatttggaggatttggaggatttggaggatttggaggatttggtGGATATGGTGGTCGATATTATGGTTAA